One region of uncultured Fibrobacter sp. genomic DNA includes:
- a CDS encoding Crp/Fnr family transcriptional regulator yields MIVTAGEYVCLESDKANTLFIVKSGMIVAETQDLGSGERYINFGPGSIIDELSLLEGAPRQYTLRAAEPSELIVISRETLNDTLEQKPSWIGAILQFLSKRFHIAEENKRKNGLIQSLPPLLYIISSNLKRSNTNKLEVEALRKGLQALAGTSVENANKLLEILQELGVLKVQDNVINTSSLQIVTILYETIKYRALNKKVSPNILSMTDQMILSTFLKVARESSSPRPGGICTVTTKQLCDEAKKSMHGFTLTMRTMSSLVERKLLFPSATYDIRMPIEEIQFFYADFDKILDLVELNRIFPLLDKKLVN; encoded by the coding sequence ATGATCGTGACCGCCGGCGAATATGTCTGCCTCGAAAGCGACAAGGCCAATACCCTCTTTATCGTGAAGAGCGGCATGATTGTCGCCGAGACACAGGACCTGGGCTCGGGAGAACGCTATATCAACTTCGGGCCGGGCTCCATCATCGACGAACTCAGCCTACTCGAGGGTGCGCCCAGGCAGTACACGCTCCGGGCAGCAGAACCCAGCGAACTCATCGTCATTTCTAGGGAAACGCTCAACGACACTCTGGAACAGAAGCCATCCTGGATTGGGGCCATTCTGCAGTTCCTGTCGAAGCGGTTCCATATCGCCGAAGAGAACAAGCGGAAAAACGGACTCATCCAGTCGCTCCCGCCACTCCTGTATATTATTTCTTCGAACCTCAAGCGTTCCAACACAAACAAGCTTGAAGTCGAAGCCCTGCGCAAGGGGCTCCAGGCGCTTGCAGGGACATCGGTCGAGAACGCGAACAAGCTGCTCGAAATCCTACAAGAACTCGGGGTTCTCAAAGTCCAGGACAACGTAATCAACACGTCGAGCCTGCAAATCGTAACGATACTCTACGAGACCATCAAGTACCGCGCCCTGAACAAGAAAGTATCGCCGAACATCCTGTCCATGACAGACCAGATGATTCTTTCCACGTTCCTGAAGGTCGCCCGCGAAAGTTCTTCGCCGCGCCCGGGGGGAATTTGCACAGTCACGACAAAGCAACTCTGCGACGAAGCGAAAAAATCCATGCACGGGTTCACGCTGACCATGCGCACCATGAGCTCGCTCGTCGAACGCAAGCTGCTCTTCCCCTCGGCTACCTACGACATCCGCATGCCCATAGAGGAAATCCAGTTCTTCTATGCCGATTTTGACAAGATTCTCGATTTAGTCGAACTCAACCGCATATTCCCGCTGCTCGACAAGAAGCTGGTCAATTAG